Proteins from a genomic interval of Magnetovibrio sp. PR-2:
- the ptsN gene encoding PTS IIA-like nitrogen regulatory protein PtsN yields the protein MEISDLITLEGLDANLKVSSKKQALQELSKRAADVTGQHERAIFDVLMERERLGTTGVGNGIAIPHGKLATLDRLYGLFARLETPIDFHAIDEQPVDLVFLLLAPETAGADHLKALARVSRLLRDAGVCEKLRGTEDAEALYALLTQSSASQAA from the coding sequence ATGGAAATCAGTGACCTGATCACGCTGGAAGGCTTGGACGCCAATTTGAAGGTGTCCAGCAAGAAACAAGCGCTCCAGGAACTGTCCAAACGTGCAGCCGATGTTACCGGTCAACACGAACGCGCGATCTTCGATGTTTTGATGGAGCGCGAACGTTTGGGCACCACGGGCGTGGGCAATGGCATCGCCATCCCCCACGGCAAGTTGGCGACCTTGGACCGTCTCTATGGTTTGTTCGCGCGTTTGGAAACGCCAATTGATTTTCATGCCATTGACGAACAGCCGGTGGACTTGGTGTTCTTATTGTTGGCCCCGGAAACGGCTGGCGCGGATCACTTAAAAGCACTCGCCCGCGTATCGCGGTTGTTGCGCGACGCTGGCGTTTGTGAAAAGTTACGCGGGACAGAAGACGCCGAAGCGTTGTATGCTTTACTGACGCAGTCCAGTGCATCGCAGGCGGCGTAG
- a CDS encoding PAS domain S-box protein yields the protein MYDLLHPNRIAWKLIKALVLFSSLITLITTGVQLWSEYGRDTHAIQDRFLQVERGYLDSVAENVWESDTGRLDLLVKGIIEFPDFRYAAVRDDGSSVLAQAGQPIDKQFIRKVYPLHYSFRGTNLKIGELEAVASLEGVYERAWDRVWLILASNFIKTFLVAVFMFTLVYWMLTRHLDVMAAFARRVDFTLPEQKLVLDRHSSDTSQDELDQLAASLNDMQGKLFKSYEDLRLLNNELEDRVLERTKAIANQIEVRKAAEQKLAESEHRLRDFAEAGADWMWEMGPDFKFTYITRGEDRAGREPAIEMMGRTRRDCAADADDKEKWAAHEDDLNNRRAFREFEYVRTVVDGRRSVLRVSGKPVFDETGAFKGYRGVTTDVTEVIEAREKIAEAESQLRILSSAMEQSPSMVFITNEQGVIEYVNDKFIEITGFNRADAIGENPRLLKAPDTPRSVHKSIWNTVTAGREWRGEIKDVRKDGSEFWAYATIAPVKGQDGEISHYVATHEDITMRKSAEIQLREATRQAQLASRAKSELMANMSHELRTPLNAIIGFSDSMLAGVFGPLGNERYVDYMRDIHASGQHLLELINDILDVSAIEAGKLTLRPEVLEAKQIAVSCIKLIQHRANKNRVKLDYHVEKDIPNLLGDERRIKQVLLNLLSNAVKFTPEGGRVSLNILQGPDQGLRFEVEDTGIGMDEKGIETALLQFGQVDSKLSRKYEGTGLGLPLSRSLIESHGGDLDIRSRIGHGTTVVVRFPPERTVLPSGEAVAPDASKTQSPDTGAKGEIAPTPGDHADKKTPTVH from the coding sequence ATGTACGACCTGTTGCACCCAAACCGGATTGCCTGGAAGCTGATCAAAGCCTTGGTTTTGTTCAGTTCCTTGATCACGTTGATCACAACGGGGGTGCAGCTGTGGTCGGAATATGGTCGGGACACACACGCCATTCAAGACCGCTTTTTGCAAGTGGAGCGCGGCTATCTGGACAGTGTCGCCGAAAACGTTTGGGAATCGGACACCGGGCGTTTGGATTTGCTGGTCAAAGGCATCATTGAATTTCCCGACTTCCGCTACGCCGCCGTGCGCGACGACGGGTCGAGCGTTTTGGCCCAGGCCGGCCAGCCCATTGACAAACAATTCATTCGCAAGGTCTATCCGCTGCACTACAGCTTTCGCGGAACCAATTTGAAAATCGGCGAATTGGAAGCGGTCGCCAGTCTGGAAGGCGTCTATGAGCGCGCTTGGGACCGGGTGTGGCTGATTTTGGCGTCAAATTTCATCAAAACGTTCTTGGTCGCGGTGTTTATGTTCACCTTGGTCTACTGGATGCTGACGCGCCATTTGGACGTCATGGCCGCGTTTGCCCGGCGGGTCGATTTCACCTTGCCGGAACAAAAGCTCGTGCTTGACCGCCACAGTTCCGACACCAGTCAAGACGAGCTGGATCAGCTGGCAGCGTCGCTCAACGATATGCAAGGTAAGCTATTTAAATCCTACGAAGACCTGCGCCTGCTCAACAACGAACTGGAAGACCGGGTGTTGGAACGCACCAAAGCCATTGCCAACCAGATCGAAGTGCGCAAAGCGGCTGAGCAAAAGTTGGCCGAAAGCGAACACCGCTTGCGCGACTTTGCCGAAGCGGGTGCGGACTGGATGTGGGAAATGGGTCCGGACTTCAAATTCACCTACATCACCCGTGGTGAAGATCGTGCGGGCCGTGAGCCAGCGATCGAAATGATGGGTCGCACCCGGCGCGACTGTGCGGCGGATGCGGACGATAAGGAAAAATGGGCGGCCCACGAAGACGATTTGAACAACCGCCGCGCGTTTCGTGAATTTGAATATGTGCGCACGGTGGTCGATGGTCGGCGTTCCGTCTTGCGGGTCAGTGGTAAGCCGGTATTCGACGAAACCGGTGCATTCAAAGGGTATCGCGGGGTCACCACGGATGTGACCGAAGTCATCGAAGCGCGTGAAAAAATTGCCGAAGCCGAAAGCCAATTGCGCATTTTGTCGTCGGCTATGGAACAAAGCCCGTCCATGGTCTTTATCACCAACGAACAGGGTGTCATAGAATACGTCAACGACAAGTTCATTGAGATCACAGGCTTTAACCGGGCGGACGCGATCGGCGAAAATCCACGCCTTTTGAAGGCTCCCGACACGCCGCGCAGTGTGCACAAATCGATCTGGAATACCGTGACGGCGGGCCGGGAATGGCGGGGTGAAATCAAAGACGTCCGTAAAGATGGCTCGGAATTTTGGGCCTATGCCACCATCGCGCCTGTAAAAGGTCAAGACGGTGAAATCTCACACTATGTGGCGACCCACGAAGACATCACCATGCGCAAAAGCGCTGAAATTCAGTTGCGTGAAGCCACCCGTCAAGCTCAACTTGCCAGCCGCGCGAAGTCTGAGCTGATGGCCAACATGTCCCACGAGCTGCGCACGCCGTTGAACGCGATCATCGGATTTTCCGATTCCATGCTGGCTGGTGTGTTTGGTCCGTTGGGTAATGAGCGATACGTCGATTACATGCGCGACATACATGCCAGTGGCCAACATTTGCTGGAGCTGATCAACGACATTTTGGATGTCTCCGCCATTGAGGCCGGCAAGCTCACCTTGCGCCCCGAGGTTTTGGAAGCCAAGCAAATCGCCGTGTCTTGCATCAAACTGATTCAGCACCGCGCCAACAAAAACCGGGTGAAGTTGGACTACCACGTGGAAAAGGATATCCCCAACCTTCTCGGCGACGAACGGCGCATTAAGCAGGTCTTGTTGAATTTGTTGTCCAACGCGGTGAAGTTCACGCCGGAAGGCGGGCGTGTCAGCCTCAACATCTTACAAGGTCCCGATCAGGGCCTGCGTTTCGAGGTTGAAGACACCGGGATCGGTATGGATGAAAAAGGTATAGAGACGGCATTGCTGCAATTCGGACAAGTCGATAGCAAGCTGTCTAGGAAGTACGAAGGCACCGGTCTGGGTCTGCCCTTGTCCAGAAGTTTGATTGAATCCCACGGCGGTGATTTGGACATTCGCTCGCGCATCGGTCATGGGACCACGGTGGTGGTGCGCTTCCCGCCGGAACGCACGGTCTTGCCGTCCGGTGAAGCGGTGGCGCCAGATGCCTCAAAAACGCAATCCCCGGACACGGGTGCGAAGGGGGAAATTGCACCCACGCCCGGCGATCACGCAGACAAGAAAACCCCGACGGTGCACTGA
- a CDS encoding B12-binding domain-containing radical SAM protein, which yields MNSTRRVLLLNPPGQETYIRDYYCSKLSRTGYTFPPVDLLHAGAQFKSAGWHVDAVDAIVEKLSVEQTLSAAKAVKPDVIFILVGAVSVDEDAQFLKLLRQDFENVTLIGSGDVLREHARQWIEAGFVDAAAQDFSSPSTVQFAEGQLDGLEDIVYRDGDNIITAPTSSGKSFAIGQPPHELFKALPYRFPFASQTPFASVLTDYGCPYRCSFCVMAQLHYHARPLDEVAQEIQNLQDLGIREFALWDQTFAVSKPRAQEFLQFLPGGKDKMGWTCFTRPDCIDDALAQTMADKGCHTVMMGVETAKAETLEAIKKDFSTLEMKAAFSACRKAGLETVATAIVGLPGETQADINATIDFVLYLDPDYVSVHTAIPRAGTTLRQQMVKDGLVSAELANMDQSGETTVLSSDTLSAEDILRLRKRFNLRFYLRPKFLARTAWRNLTQPRRLIEHARQGWTLIARNT from the coding sequence ATGAATTCGACACGCCGCGTTTTGCTCCTCAATCCGCCGGGACAAGAGACTTATATCCGGGATTATTACTGTAGCAAACTGTCTCGTACGGGCTACACCTTCCCGCCTGTGGATTTATTGCACGCGGGCGCCCAGTTTAAGTCTGCGGGCTGGCACGTGGACGCTGTTGACGCCATTGTTGAAAAGCTGTCTGTCGAACAAACGCTGAGCGCCGCCAAAGCCGTGAAACCTGACGTCATATTCATCCTGGTGGGCGCGGTCAGCGTGGACGAGGATGCTCAGTTTCTCAAGCTTTTGCGCCAAGACTTTGAGAACGTTACCCTCATCGGCAGCGGCGACGTGTTGCGCGAACACGCGCGCCAATGGATCGAAGCGGGCTTTGTCGACGCTGCCGCGCAGGATTTTTCCAGCCCATCCACCGTTCAATTCGCCGAAGGACAGCTGGACGGGCTTGAAGACATTGTCTACAGGGATGGAGACAATATCATCACAGCCCCCACCAGTTCCGGGAAATCCTTCGCCATTGGCCAACCGCCGCATGAACTCTTCAAAGCGCTGCCGTACCGCTTTCCGTTCGCCAGTCAAACGCCGTTTGCCAGTGTGCTCACGGATTATGGTTGCCCCTACCGCTGTTCCTTTTGCGTGATGGCGCAACTGCACTATCACGCCCGGCCTTTAGATGAGGTCGCCCAGGAAATCCAAAACTTGCAAGATTTGGGCATTCGGGAATTCGCGCTTTGGGACCAAACCTTTGCGGTTTCCAAGCCGCGCGCACAAGAGTTTCTCCAATTTTTGCCGGGTGGCAAAGACAAGATGGGCTGGACCTGCTTTACCCGACCCGACTGCATTGATGACGCACTTGCCCAGACCATGGCGGACAAAGGGTGTCATACGGTCATGATGGGCGTGGAAACCGCCAAGGCCGAAACCTTGGAGGCCATCAAAAAGGACTTTTCGACCCTGGAAATGAAGGCCGCTTTTTCCGCGTGCCGCAAGGCCGGTCTGGAAACCGTCGCCACGGCCATCGTCGGCCTGCCCGGCGAAACACAAGCCGACATCAATGCCACCATCGACTTCGTGCTGTATCTGGACCCGGATTATGTCTCCGTGCACACCGCCATTCCCCGTGCGGGAACCACATTGCGCCAACAAATGGTCAAGGACGGATTGGTCAGCGCGGAACTCGCCAACATGGATCAAAGCGGCGAAACCACCGTTTTGTCCAGCGACACCCTCAGCGCCGAAGATATCTTGCGCCTGCGCAAGCGCTTTAATCTGCGGTTTTATTTGCGCCCCAAATTTTTGGCCCGCACCGCATGGCGCAATCTCACACAGCCGCGCCGGTTGATCGAACACGCCCGCCAAGGCTGGACCTTAATTGCGCGCAACACGTAA
- the lptB gene encoding LPS export ABC transporter ATP-binding protein: MDQSRPTKTAQKAKSGLKVVSDAADTPQRGLVAQTLGKRYKKRPVVNDVSMTIQRGEAVGLLGPNGAGKTTCFYMITGLVQPDYGRIVLDGEEITNLPMYRRARMGIGYLPQEASIFRGLSVEENIRAVLEVVEPKRDAREAMLDSLLAEFSITHLRRTPSLALSGGERRRVEIARCLASNPHFVLLDEPFAGIDPIAVGDIRDLVGHLKDRGIGVLITDHNVRETLDVIDRAYIIHNGLMLMEGKPDDIVGNADVRRVYLGDSFSL; encoded by the coding sequence ATGGACCAATCCCGTCCCACCAAAACAGCGCAAAAGGCCAAGTCTGGCCTGAAGGTGGTTTCCGACGCCGCCGATACGCCTCAGCGCGGTCTTGTGGCGCAAACCTTGGGCAAGCGTTATAAAAAGCGCCCCGTGGTCAACGATGTGTCCATGACCATTCAGCGCGGTGAAGCGGTGGGTCTGTTGGGCCCCAACGGTGCGGGCAAAACCACATGTTTTTACATGATCACCGGTCTGGTGCAGCCCGATTACGGCCGCATTGTGTTGGATGGCGAAGAAATCACCAACCTGCCCATGTATCGCCGTGCGCGCATGGGCATCGGCTACTTGCCGCAAGAAGCGTCGATCTTTCGCGGTCTGAGCGTTGAAGAAAACATCCGCGCCGTCTTGGAGGTGGTGGAACCCAAACGCGATGCCCGCGAAGCCATGCTGGACAGTTTGTTGGCTGAATTTTCCATTACGCACCTGCGCCGCACGCCGTCTTTGGCGTTGTCGGGTGGTGAGCGCCGCCGCGTCGAAATTGCGCGTTGTCTGGCGTCCAACCCGCACTTCGTGCTGCTGGATGAGCCATTTGCCGGGATTGATCCCATTGCGGTCGGCGACATTCGCGACCTGGTTGGTCACCTGAAGGATCGCGGCATTGGCGTGCTGATTACGGATCACAATGTGCGTGAGACCTTGGACGTTATCGACCGGGCCTACATCATCCACAACGGCTTGATGCTGATGGAAGGCAAACCCGACGATATTGTCGGCAACGCCGATGTGCGCCGGGTTTACCTGGGCGACAGCTTTAGTTTGTAA
- a CDS encoding DUF1150 family protein: protein MNRNPSQTYSAQEIDWGQNWSTQFDLASWGIEDVAYVKPVLDDEGEDVYGIFAADGTELTTVDNRDEAIVTVRQNELEAMSVH, encoded by the coding sequence ATGAACCGCAATCCGAGCCAAACCTACTCTGCACAAGAAATCGATTGGGGCCAAAACTGGTCCACACAGTTTGATCTGGCCTCTTGGGGCATCGAAGACGTTGCTTACGTCAAACCTGTGCTCGACGACGAAGGCGAAGACGTTTACGGCATTTTTGCCGCTGACGGTACAGAACTGACAACGGTGGACAACCGCGATGAAGCCATCGTGACGGTGCGCCAAAACGAATTGGAAGCCATGAGCGTTCATTAG
- a CDS encoding substrate-binding periplasmic protein → MNNIAKVRLRRVRIMVLSVVFWAAGAAFAPGYSQDKVYILNTSTAEPYTTAERTGFQDRIVAEVFKRLGLKGRVEHYKASARALINANEGIDDGVAMRIRDIGKRFPNLVRVDEVLIDNDFVAYSRGLDPKFDVKTWADLKGLTVGYINGWVVFENNVPDNIEEHKVSTPHQLFEMLDKRRVDVALYERWQGLQTAHDTRLKVTAHEPPLAAVPMYMHVHKKHADLAVKMANALKEMKQDGTYERIVQESLMPLVPTKGTSK, encoded by the coding sequence GTGAATAACATCGCGAAGGTGCGTCTACGCCGTGTACGTATAATGGTTTTGAGTGTGGTCTTTTGGGCCGCAGGTGCGGCTTTTGCGCCGGGTTACAGTCAAGACAAGGTCTACATCCTCAACACCAGTACGGCGGAACCCTACACCACGGCTGAACGGACTGGTTTTCAAGACCGGATCGTCGCCGAGGTCTTTAAACGGCTTGGCCTCAAAGGTCGGGTGGAACATTACAAAGCCTCTGCGCGGGCCTTGATCAATGCAAACGAGGGCATTGACGATGGCGTAGCCATGCGCATTCGCGACATCGGCAAACGATTTCCCAATTTAGTCCGGGTCGACGAAGTGTTGATTGATAATGACTTTGTCGCTTACTCGCGGGGTCTGGATCCGAAATTCGACGTGAAAACTTGGGCTGATCTCAAGGGCCTGACCGTGGGTTACATCAACGGCTGGGTGGTTTTTGAAAACAACGTTCCCGACAACATCGAAGAACACAAGGTCAGCACGCCCCACCAACTGTTTGAAATGCTCGATAAACGTCGCGTAGATGTTGCCCTCTACGAACGCTGGCAAGGCCTGCAAACGGCGCATGATACGCGTTTGAAGGTGACAGCGCACGAACCACCTTTGGCCGCCGTGCCGATGTACATGCATGTCCATAAAAAACATGCGGATCTGGCGGTAAAAATGGCCAACGCCTTGAAAGAGATGAAACAAGACGGCACTTATGAAAGAATAGTCCAAGAAAGTCTGATGCCGCTTGTGCCTACAAAAGGCACGTCGAAATGA
- the rpoN gene encoding RNA polymerase factor sigma-54, translating into MVLSPRLDLRQSQSLVMTPQLQQAIKLLQLTNIELTAYVEQELEQNPLLERAEPGQGEAGEVRDEGVNEVASDALPDNEVVQQQTADTAETLTRSSETGENIDGGQSMDTEVDNDWSSDTPGDAAIQPAPDAGGDSYTSSNSGGSTSYGEDLPGIEQTLADEESMREHLLGELGFLVVTPMDKLIGAHLIDMLDEAGYVQGSLDELCDRLGCEIEDVDAVLGVLQTVEPAGMFARDLAECLALQLKEQGRLDPIMQTFLDNLDLLAKRDLKGLMKVCSVDEEDIQDMVVEIRALDPRPGRAFNHDVAQPVIPDVLMRPGPDGGWIVELNTETLPRVLVNNTYYAEITKNTKSADDKRYIQDCLQTANWLVKSLHQRATTIMKVASELVRQQDGFFRHGVSALKPLVLRDIADVIEMHESTVSRVTSNKYIATPRGIFELKYFFTSSVGGSGGGDGHSSEAVRQRIKDLVDAEDPKKVLSDDKIVTLLKAEGMEVARRTVAKYRDSLGIPSSVQRRREKSSRL; encoded by the coding sequence ATGGTTCTGAGCCCCCGCCTTGATCTTCGTCAATCTCAGTCTTTGGTGATGACGCCGCAGCTTCAGCAGGCGATTAAGCTGCTGCAGCTGACCAACATCGAGTTGACCGCGTATGTGGAACAAGAATTGGAACAAAACCCCCTGCTGGAGCGGGCCGAACCGGGCCAGGGTGAGGCTGGCGAAGTGCGTGACGAAGGGGTCAACGAAGTGGCGTCTGACGCACTACCGGACAATGAAGTCGTTCAACAGCAAACTGCGGACACTGCCGAAACTCTGACACGTAGTAGCGAGACGGGGGAAAACATTGACGGCGGCCAGTCCATGGATACCGAAGTCGACAATGACTGGAGCTCCGATACGCCCGGTGATGCAGCTATCCAGCCTGCTCCGGATGCAGGGGGGGACAGTTATACCTCTTCCAACTCGGGCGGCAGCACGTCTTATGGCGAAGACCTGCCGGGGATCGAGCAGACTTTGGCGGACGAAGAGTCCATGCGCGAGCACTTGCTGGGCGAGCTGGGGTTTCTGGTGGTCACGCCCATGGACAAGCTCATCGGCGCGCACCTGATCGACATGTTGGATGAGGCCGGTTATGTGCAGGGATCGCTAGATGAGCTGTGCGATCGCTTAGGCTGTGAAATCGAAGACGTCGATGCGGTCTTGGGCGTTTTGCAAACGGTCGAGCCCGCCGGCATGTTCGCGCGCGACTTGGCCGAATGTTTGGCCCTGCAGCTGAAAGAACAAGGCCGTTTGGACCCCATTATGCAAACGTTTTTGGACAACTTGGATCTGTTGGCCAAGCGCGACCTCAAAGGTTTGATGAAGGTCTGCTCCGTTGATGAAGAAGACATCCAAGACATGGTTGTTGAAATCCGCGCCTTGGATCCGCGCCCGGGCCGCGCGTTTAATCACGACGTGGCCCAGCCTGTGATCCCCGATGTGTTGATGCGCCCGGGGCCGGATGGCGGCTGGATCGTCGAATTGAACACCGAAACCTTGCCGCGCGTGTTGGTCAACAACACGTACTACGCCGAAATCACCAAAAACACCAAGTCCGCTGACGATAAGCGCTACATCCAAGACTGCTTGCAAACCGCGAATTGGCTGGTGAAGTCCTTGCACCAGCGCGCCACAACCATCATGAAGGTGGCCTCCGAGTTGGTGCGCCAGCAAGACGGCTTTTTCCGCCACGGTGTGTCGGCCTTGAAGCCTTTGGTGCTGCGCGACATTGCGGACGTGATCGAAATGCACGAAAGCACGGTGTCGCGTGTGACGTCGAACAAGTACATTGCGACGCCCCGGGGTATCTTCGAACTCAAATACTTCTTTACCTCTTCGGTCGGCGGTTCGGGCGGGGGCGACGGCCATTCATCCGAAGCGGTGCGCCAACGCATCAAGGATTTGGTTGATGCTGAGGATCCGAAAAAAGTCCTGTCAGACGATAAAATTGTGACCCTGTTGAAGGCAGAAGGCATGGAAGTGGCCCGCCGCACTGTTGCTAAGTACCGAGATTCGTTGGGAATTCCTTCATCCGTGCAGCGCCGTCGGGAAAAATCATCCCGCCTTTAG
- a CDS encoding Hsp20 family protein — protein sequence MSRNIAFNSPFLLGFEHLEQMLDRAAKASNEGYPPYNIEQMAENKLRITLAVAGFTMNDLAVTVEDNQLVVRGRPCEDDKERIYLHRGIGKRQFQRSFVLAEGIEINGAQLDNGLLHVDLERPIHEPEVRTIKIDGGTKDAADNAKTIEVDSDPA from the coding sequence ATGTCCCGTAACATTGCCTTCAACAGCCCGTTTTTATTGGGGTTTGAGCACTTGGAACAGATGCTCGATCGCGCCGCCAAAGCGTCCAACGAAGGCTATCCGCCTTACAACATCGAACAAATGGCTGAAAACAAACTGCGCATCACGCTGGCGGTCGCAGGTTTCACCATGAACGATCTGGCTGTTACTGTGGAAGACAATCAACTGGTTGTGCGCGGACGCCCTTGTGAAGACGACAAAGAGCGGATCTATCTGCACCGCGGCATCGGCAAACGCCAATTCCAACGCAGTTTCGTTTTGGCCGAAGGCATCGAAATCAACGGTGCACAGTTGGACAACGGCTTGTTGCATGTAGATTTGGAACGCCCCATCCATGAACCCGAAGTGCGCACCATCAAAATCGACGGCGGCACTAAAGACGCGGCTGACAATGCCAAGACCATCGAGGTTGACTCCGACCCCGCGTAA
- a CDS encoding sulfurtransferase TusA family protein, translating to MNAETLQTATDVSTLIDVKGAMLPVPIFELNKALNRASDNDVFAVQVSDKDAEPNFRDFCQGTGNVFIGVERYADHDVYYVQKRTVECSRCSNIRAVTMGIAVVGVLTYTAPQVLLHNPSGLVLFMFAGALAAIAPVSINLFKVAKRALKRSNVTIRFEAAE from the coding sequence ATGAATGCTGAAACTCTTCAAACTGCAACGGACGTTTCCACCTTGATCGACGTCAAAGGTGCGATGCTTCCAGTTCCCATTTTCGAACTCAATAAAGCGCTCAACCGCGCTTCGGACAATGACGTGTTCGCGGTCCAGGTCTCAGACAAAGACGCGGAGCCCAATTTCCGTGATTTCTGCCAAGGCACCGGCAACGTCTTCATCGGCGTTGAACGCTACGCCGATCACGATGTCTATTATGTGCAAAAGCGCACGGTGGAATGCAGCAGGTGTTCCAACATTCGCGCCGTGACCATGGGTATTGCCGTAGTGGGCGTGTTGACCTATACCGCGCCGCAAGTGTTGTTGCACAATCCGTCCGGATTAGTTCTGTTTATGTTTGCCGGAGCCCTGGCCGCAATTGCGCCGGTGTCCATCAATCTGTTTAAAGTGGCTAAGCGCGCCCTTAAGCGCAGCAACGTCACCATCCGTTTCGAAGCGGCGGAATAA
- a CDS encoding glycosyltransferase family 9 protein, translating into MASLQHVEKLFGTLVCGLLHGPAKLIPKPRDMDPDHVKKVLVVKFFGIGSLVIATPFFAEARKRFPNAQIHLLTLSSNRPVMGMIEDVDQVHYVDLGNNLFSAVLAYVGTLWRTYWGRFDVLIDMEFYTRASAVVSLASWSPVRIGYHAAGIYRGGLQNHRVTFNSYWHVTKNFMSLLEPYGYDHSDDDVLPHLTIPDGLSEQAQAVIDNVGPRYIVVNVNAGELAFERRWYPKRFAELGQKLSQHYELPCVFIGAPSERAYVDAVVAQVLELGGRAVNTAGELDLCSMAQICREARLVISNDSGPLHVAAATGTPVVGFFGPETPTLYGPSGSGHLVFHENLSCSPCINIEQGKRLKCIHETTLCQEATTADFAFKAIQAKYETLLKV; encoded by the coding sequence TTGGCGTCGCTGCAGCATGTGGAAAAACTGTTCGGCACCCTGGTGTGTGGTCTGCTGCACGGACCGGCCAAACTGATCCCGAAACCGCGGGACATGGACCCCGATCATGTCAAAAAGGTGCTCGTCGTCAAGTTTTTCGGCATCGGCAGCTTGGTCATTGCGACTCCGTTCTTTGCCGAGGCCCGCAAACGCTTTCCAAATGCCCAAATTCATTTGCTGACGCTTTCGTCCAATCGCCCGGTCATGGGCATGATCGAAGACGTCGATCAGGTGCATTATGTGGACTTGGGCAACAATTTATTTTCAGCCGTACTGGCTTATGTGGGCACGTTGTGGCGCACGTATTGGGGACGATTTGATGTTTTGATCGACATGGAATTTTACACCCGGGCATCGGCTGTGGTGTCTTTGGCAAGCTGGTCCCCGGTACGCATCGGCTATCATGCCGCCGGGATTTATCGCGGCGGATTACAAAACCACCGGGTGACGTTTAACAGCTATTGGCATGTGACAAAAAACTTTATGAGCTTGCTGGAACCTTATGGATACGATCACAGCGACGATGATGTCTTGCCACATCTCACGATTCCCGACGGGCTGAGTGAACAGGCGCAGGCTGTCATCGATAACGTTGGGCCGCGTTACATCGTTGTCAACGTTAACGCCGGTGAACTGGCGTTTGAACGGCGCTGGTATCCAAAACGTTTTGCCGAGCTGGGCCAGAAGCTGAGCCAGCATTATGAATTGCCCTGTGTTTTCATCGGCGCCCCCTCCGAACGCGCGTATGTCGACGCCGTGGTCGCGCAAGTTCTGGAGTTAGGGGGCCGCGCCGTCAATACGGCGGGGGAGTTGGATCTTTGTTCCATGGCGCAAATCTGTCGGGAGGCCCGGTTGGTGATCAGCAACGATTCGGGCCCGCTGCATGTTGCCGCGGCCACAGGCACGCCGGTTGTGGGCTTTTTTGGTCCAGAAACTCCAACGCTGTATGGCCCGTCCGGGAGCGGGCATTTGGTGTTTCACGAAAATCTCAGCTGTTCGCCGTGTATCAACATCGAACAGGGCAAGCGTTTGAAATGCATCCATGAAACGACCCTGTGCCAAGAGGCCACCACCGCCGACTTTGCGTTCAAAGCCATTCAAGCCAAATATGAGACGCTGTTGAAGGTCTAG
- the hpf gene encoding ribosome hibernation-promoting factor, HPF/YfiA family, with product MDITVKGKQMDVGDALRTHTEDALSTAVSKYFDRALDATVVFSKVNSGFHADITVHAGRGVNVHGQGEAGDAYPALDTALERISKQLRRYHRKLVNHHATPTQDVTTAAYSILGQTEEEEVHEEHHPMIVAEMPHEITTMSVSEAVMRLDLGNLPVVMFKNGGHGGLNIVYRRKDGNVGWIDPQTGEAAG from the coding sequence ATGGACATCACCGTTAAGGGGAAACAGATGGACGTGGGCGATGCACTTCGCACCCACACCGAAGATGCCCTCTCCACCGCCGTTAGCAAATATTTCGACCGGGCCCTGGATGCCACGGTTGTTTTCTCCAAAGTCAACTCAGGCTTTCACGCCGACATCACGGTGCACGCCGGTCGCGGTGTGAACGTGCATGGTCAGGGCGAAGCTGGCGATGCGTATCCCGCTTTGGATACGGCGTTGGAGCGTATTTCCAAGCAATTGCGCCGCTACCATCGCAAGCTGGTGAACCACCATGCCACGCCGACGCAAGACGTCACCACGGCGGCTTATTCCATCCTGGGTCAAACCGAGGAAGAAGAAGTCCACGAAGAGCATCATCCGATGATCGTTGCGGAAATGCCGCACGAAATCACCACCATGAGCGTCAGCGAAGCTGTCATGCGCCTGGACTTGGGCAACCTGCCGGTTGTTATGTTCAAAAACGGCGGGCACGGCGGTCTGAACATTGTTTATCGTCGCAAGGACGGCAACGTGGGCTGGATCGACCCGCAAACGGGCGAAGCCGCAGGCTAA